The genomic stretch ATAGGAGACCACTCCCGCTGTTACCACCGGCACCATCTCACCTGTGGATAGACCTAGGAACATCATGGCAAAGAGACTGATGCTAAGGGGTATTGGAAGGATGACAGCGGGAATGGCAGCGGCCAAAGCCCCCGCCGAGAGCGCGATCGGAATCTCGGGAAACAGCAGGGTGAATATTGTTCCCAGGGTCCCACCCATAAAGAATGTGGGGAAGATGGGACCGCCTACGAAGCCGGTTGCAAGGGCTCCCGAAGTGGCGAGGATCCTCGCAATGACCGCCAGCAAGAGAACGACTATGCCAATGGTCGAGGCGAACTCGAAAACGTGGGCAAGTTCCTCCAACCCGAAGAACAGGGAGAGTGGAAGTGCGAAGGCAAGAGTCCCTAATAGAAAGCCCATCATCGTGCACTTGATAAGTGGTCTCCCCTGCAATGGTTTCAATAGACTCTTTATCAACTTCATACTAAAGACGAAGATTAGACCAAAACATGTCCCCACCAGACCAAAGAATATGCCCAGGAGGATATGCCAGGTCTGGAAATCATATGAGGGGAGGTTGATGAAGCCTATCTCTGGGTTAACACCGATCAGGGTGTAGAAGATGGCGAACCCTGACACTGCTGCTATGGAATCCATGGCGAGGGCCCTGGTGAACTCGCGCCTGCTCGGATTCGAGAGTTCCAAGGCCATCATAACCCCAACGAAGGGAGATGTGAACAGACCGCCGAACGCCCCGCTAACGCTGGCGATGAAGGTATCTTTGCTATCCTCCTCGGAGAATCCTCTCCTCTTGGTAATCACGGAAGTCAGGCCGCCCGCCATCAGTCCTGCTGGAGCTTCAGGTCCAAGGCTGAATCCGCCGATAAGGGTTATGAATCCATTGAGGAGCTTCCACGACACCTTTGAAGCTTCGATTTCCCCGGTCATCATTGACTCGAAAATATTGTCCTCTCCAAAGCTAACGAGGTGGTAAATGAGTCCCACCAACAGACCGGCCATTGTGAATAGAGGAATTATCCACCAAGGCATTCCAAAGGGTTCGTAGTTGATCTCTGGCCAAATTAGGCTTTTAACTGTGTTCACTCCAACGATGTAGAGAAGGATACCGACGGAACCAAGGGCTCCAAGAATCGCAGCCCAGATAAGCAGCTGCCAAAGTGCTCTCTCTTTATTGTGAAGATCCTCGATTCAACTCACTCCCCTTGCCCTTACCCGAATAATTGGCCAGCATTATTCTTAAAAGGTATCGCTTCTTTGATTTATTAGATTTCACAAGGAATCCACCTTGCTATAAGATGATTATATAGAAGATAGGACAGATTCTGAAGTCTGGATGGTCGGGGGGCATTGTGATGGACGTTGTCCTCACAATAAGAATTGCGAAAGGCGGTTTCGATCATAGCACTCCCTATGACTTCCTCGATGCCCAGGATGGATCTCATTTGTAGTAATCGAATTGAATTATCCTAGGACCCATATTAGGGGGAAAAAGATGGTGGACCGAGCGGGATTTGAACCCGCGGCCTCTGCCTTGCGAAGGCAGCGATCTTCCACTGATCTATCGGCCCTTTCGACCACACAAACGGAAGGTTGGATATAACTCTTTCCCAACCAACCCATGGGCCAGTTAGAGATTGACTAATTGCATCTATCCAGACAAGAATCTTCACACTAGCATCATCAAATCATATTCACTTTCTCATGTCTTCGAAAGGTAAACCCTATATCTCAGTAATATTATGGTTTCCAAATGGTCTCTCGCAAAAGAAAGGTCGCAATGCTGTCGGTGTACAGCAACACCTTCCTTGTAGTCCTCAAATTCATCACCGGATTCCTAATGGGTTCTGTCAGTGTTATTTCTGAGGGCATACACTCAGCGATTGACCTGGTCGCTGCAATAATCGCCAATTACTCAGTCAAGAAATCTGAGGAACCTGCGGACGAGAGGCATCCCTACGGCCACGGCAAGTTCGAAAACTACGCGGGAGTGATAGAGGCCATACTCATCTTCATCGCAGCCGCCATAATTGTCTATGAGTCAGGACTGAGACTGATCTTCGGTTCGGAGGTAGAGTTCCTTATAGCGGGACTTGCGATAATGGCCCTCTCGGCCGTGATAAATTATTTTGTCTCAAGAAAGCTGTATCAGGTTGGGAAGGAGGAGGACTCCATGGCACTTGTTGCAGATGGTCTCCACCTCAGGACCGACGTCCTCACATCAATTGGTGTTTTCCTAGGTCTGATGGCCATAACCATCACAGGATGGACCTTTCTGGACCCTATTATCGCGATAGGGGTGGCGTTGCTCATAGTGAAGGCTTCAATAGACCTCACAAGGGAGGCTAGTAAGGGGCTTGTGGATGAAACACTACCTGATGAGGACCTTGGTAAGATTGAGACTGTGCTTTACAATCATAGAGAGTACTTCGAAGGATTCCACGCACTCAGGACTAGAAAATCTGGTGCAGAGAGATTCATTGACCTGCATCTGGTGATGAGGCCAGATGTCAAGCTCAATGATGCCTTCCGAGTATGCCGCCATCTTGAGGATGAGATAAGCGGAAGCATGCCCAAGACCAATGTAATGATTAGATGCGAGCCATCAGACTTTGAGGACCTAGAGGGCCATCTGGGAGATTATTACCTTATTGACAAAGAGACTCGAGAGACAGATTTCAAAGACAAGAAGGATTGATCATTTTCAGATCTTTATGCCGAGGAGCAGCTCAGCCTTCGCTACTGTCCTGTCGACGATCTCTGGAGACTTTCCCACGTAGTTCTTGGGATCCATCACCTTCTCAAGCTCATCATCGGATATCAGAGAAATGACCTCGTCATTATTCCTTAACGTCTCCATTAGATGGACGTCCTTTTCATCGGCCTCCATGCTCGCTCTACGGACAATCTCGTGAGCTACCTGACGTCCCATGCCCTTCTCTACGAGGGCGATCATCACAGCCTCAGCCATTATCTTTCCCTTGGCCATGGCCAAGTTGGACAGCATCCTATCCTTGTTCACCGCTAGGAAAGAGAGCATTTTCCTTGTCTTGGCCAGGATGTCATCGGTCAGGACTATGACATGTGGTATGATGAATCTCTCTGCGCTTGAGTTGGTAAGATCCCTCTCATGCCAGAGGATCATATTCTCATAGGTAGGTGTGACGAAGGATCGGACTATTCTCGTTAGGCCGCACACGTTCTCGGAGATCACGGGGTTCTTCTTATGTGCCATGGTCGAGCTTCCCACCTGCTTCTCGGCATCGAAGGCCTCGCATACCTCTTGGATCTCACTCCTTTGCAGGTTGCGAACCTCAGTTGCGTACCTCTCACACGAGGTACAGATGCTTGCCATCAGTGTTATGAGTTCCGTGTATCTGTCTCGGCCAACGATCTGGGTAGCGACCTCCTCCACGCCGATGCCCAAATCCTTCATGACCAATTCCTGGATCCGGAAGAAATGCTCACCCAGGGCAGCGCCTGTGCCCACAGCTCCCGACATCTTCCCTACGAGGATCCTCGCACTCACTTCGTTGATCCTCTCCCTGTACCTGATCATCTCAGCGAGATATCCAGCAACCTTGAAGCCAAAGGTGATTGGAATGGCATACTGGCCATGGGTCCTTCCTACCATCACCGTACCTCGATGCTTCTTGGCCACCGTTGCCAGCGAAATGATGAGCTCGTCGATATCCCTTGAGATTATCTTCAGAGCCTCACCAAGTTGAATCGCCGTCGCCGTATCTATGATGTCATTGGAAGTTGCCCCAAGGTGGACGAATCTTCCTGCATCTCCACATTGCTCTGTTAGGGCCCTGACAACAGCCATGATATCGTGCTTAGTCTCGTCCTCGATCTCCTTGACCCTCTCTATTTTGATATGCTCTAAATTGGCCTTTCTGGCGATCTCACTAGCCGCCTCTCTAGGTATGTTGCCGACCTCTGCATGGGCCTTGGCAAGAGATACTTCCACTTTTAATAGAGCCAGGAGCCTGCTCTCTTCGGCGAATATCGACTTGATGTCGTCCCTTCCGTACCTGTAGTCTAGAGGGCAAAGAAGCATTTCCTCACTTTGAGGAGATTAATATGGTCGGACTTTAAGCTTATGGTGAGGCACCCCAGCATGACGTCAGTAAGTGAAGATAGGGACAAAAGAATAAAATGTGAAATAAGGATATCATACCCGGCGTTCAACTTGAGCGAATACGAGACTGGCAAGACCCCCAGCGAAATACTGGATTTTCTGAGATCTTCGGGAGGCCATTCCCTGCTGATCAAGGGCAGGGCTGGAACGGGCAAGACCACCTTGGCACTTCAGATCATTGAAGAGTTGGCGGAGGAGCAGGTGGACTATTACCTGTCGACGAGGGTATCTGACGAGTCTCTTTACAGGCAGTTCCCGTGGCTCAAGGAGAAGGCTAAGAGGAACGAGATACTGAAGGCGGGTAAGATCTTCCTCACCAAGGCAAGACCTCCCGAACCCAAGAGTAAGGATAGTGAACAGGATTCCGTACTCAAGGCGGCCCAGGAACTCATTAGCGCCTTCACGGGAAAGAACGGGGAGTATAGCGTTGTCCGCTCTGAACTGCAGAAGCTGGAAGGGCAGATAGAGTCTGGAGAACTAGGTGACCTCGATGGCGAGGACTTCTCTCTGGAGTATGACGAAAGCTCAGTGACACTAGATTTCGGAATAATGCTTCCGGAACTGGAGCTGGCTTATGATCTAGCCGAGTCTCATCTCCCCAAGAGGTCGCTAATGGTCATCGACAGTATTGAGGCACTATCGGAGAAATACGGCATAACCGCCCAGCGGATCATGTCAACGCTCCAGAAGGATCTTGTCGAGAGTTCGGGTACCAATGTCGTCTATGTGATGGAAGCCTGGGAGAACACTGACCTCGATTACCTAGGCGATGGTGTGGTAATACTTAACTCAGAGGAGCACAAAGGTCGCAGGATGAGGGAGGTAATCACAGAGAAGCTCAGGGGCTCGAAGATAGACCGATGGAAGTACATGTTCACACTTCTGAACGGGAGGATGCACATCTTTGATCCAGTTTGGCCTGGAATGCCTGAGCAGTTCAACCCTCACTACCCGGTCAATGATCCCAACCCTAGCAGAGTCTCTTCCGGCAACGAGAACATCGACACTGTTTTTGGCGGGTTCCCGCGAGGGGCGATATCCTTGATAGAGGTGGGACCAGACGTGCCCCAGGAAGCCGTGAAGAGGATCGAACTCTCTCTGGTTGCGGATTTCCTTTCTAAGATGAGAGGGATCGTGTGGTTCCCCTTGACTTCAATGAACTACAATCTGTTCAACCAGCAGATAAACCAACTCATCAACCCCGATTGTGTGAACAAGTGCCTGAAGATCCTTCATCATGACAGCTACACAGAAACTGGATATCCATTCATCAATGTGGTCGAGGGAACCGATGCGTCCCACGATCTCAAATGGAACTCCCTGAAGTACCTGCTCTCGGGCAGCACCTCTCCACATCTCTCCCTGCTGGGCTACGATGCTTTGGAATCTATCTACGGCCCCGATGTCATGAACTCCACTGCGGGCCATCTAGATGCCATGAGGCGTTTGGGTAATGTGATCGTGGCGGAGGCCACCAGCTCATCCAACTCCCTGAAAGCATTGGCCAACCAATCTACCGTTCATATCAAAATAGAGAGCCTATCGGGAACGGTGATGATCTGCGGCGATAAGCCACATACCAAGTACCACTACCTAGAGTTTAATGATGATAGACTTAGACCCAGACTTATACCCATGGTCTGAATATTACTATCAGCATTGATATCCTCACAATAAATGTTTTAAGAAGAGTATCAACTAAACCAAGATGATGGGCAGTGGTTCCTTGAACGAAGGTCAGATATCACGTTTAATAGCTGACGAATATGCAGCGAGGATACTCAAAGCCACGTACCAGCGTCCCATGTCGGTGCAGCAGCTGAGCAGGATGTGCGACATCCCAATTGCGGTGGCCTATCGACGCATCGGAGAGCTGGAGGAGCATGGTCTGGTTCGCTGCGTGAGGCAGGAGGAGGTGTACAGAGGAAAAAAGGTGAAGTTCTTCTCCTGTGCTGTCAAGCTGGTCAAGTACCTATTCGACCAAGGTGATTTCACCATCGAGGTCGATTGGATCCCTGAAGAAGAGCTCTCTCCTTGTGAAGAGCTTGGCGCGGAGGGATGATCAACCCTCGAAAAATAGTCACATCAAATGAATGGTGTTATGATTTCGATTCTCCAGGAGTGTATTCCAAGACCATTCTAGGACTTTGATATAGAACCGTTCTTATTAATATCCTATTTTGTATTCACCTAAAAAGGAAAGGTTCAGTCTCAGGGGATTGGAATATGGATATGCTGAAGACCTCTCAGCTGTTGACCGACGAGTACTCCGTGAAGATACTTGTAGCCACTCTTCGGTGTCCCCACAGTGCCCAGGAAATCTCCAATGAGTTTGCGATACCGATTGCCGCATGTTACCGGCGCATCAAGGAGTTAGAGAGATTGGGGCTTCTAGAATGTACTGAGCGCCGCCTCTCCCGGCAAGGAAAACGCATTTCGTACTACATCTCCCTGCTGAAGAACGCATATGTCTTTTTCGAGAGCGGGAAACTTCGGGTGCGCTTCCAACTCAAAACAGGCGGTGCGGACCGCTACGGTGACGGATGGCACGACATAGATATCACCACCTATAACGAGACCTCCGAGGAGACGAGTGAGGAGGAGCTCGAGAACGGTGATGACAGCGAGAATAACTGAGGCTGGCCTACTCCACATCAGGCTCGTTTTCACCGAAAGGGTTATAAACGAAACTCATTATGTCCACCTTGCTTCCATTTCCTAAATAACCGAGTGTGAACTTATGACCGAACTCTTGGAGGACCTTGAAAAAAAGAGACAAGCCAGCAATTATGAGGCTGAAAAGCACAAGCAGGTGCGAGATCAGCTCAACGAGGAGACCAAGAAATGGGTGGAGACCAGGGATGAGCTCAATGCCAAGGTCCGCGAGCTCATCGAGGAGGCCTCCAAACACAGAGAAACCAGGGATCAGTTGAACGCCAAGGTCAAAGAGGCCAAGGCACAACGGGATGATTGGAACAAGAAGGTCAGCGATCTCAACGATACGGTCATGCAGCTCAAGAAGGACAACATGCCAAAGGAAGGGCCTCCCATCAAGAAGCTCAAGAAGGAGCTCAAGAACATGGAGTTCAAGCAGATGACCTCAGTCCTATCTCCTGAGAAGGAGAGAGAGCTCATCGATCTCCTCTCTGATATGCAGGCGCAGATCAAGGAGAGGGAGAAGTCCATGGAACAGAACTCAGAGATCAAAGAGGCCATCAAGGAACTGAGGGAAGCTAGAGACAAGGCCGAAGATCACCACAAGCAGGTGGGCGTGCTTGCTGAGAAGGCACAGTCTGAGCATGACTCAATGATAGATCTCTATGAGAAGGCCGATGAGATGAGAAAGCAGGCCGATGAGGCTCAGGAGAAATTCATCGAGTGCAAGCTGAAGGCGGACGAGGAACACAGAAAGCATATCGATTTCATCCGCCAGGTGCACGATTACGACAAGATAATCACTGGTCTCAGACAGAAGGTTCGTAAAGCAAAGAAGAAGAAGGAAGAGAGCGATGCTAAGAAGGAAGCGGAGGAGATCTTCGAAAAATTCAGGAGCGGCGAGAAGCTTTCCACCGAGGACATCATGGCGCTTCAAAAATCTGGGTATCTATGACCTCTATTTTTGCCAATTGTTAAGATATCTTAATGTTTTCTTACTTAAAGATTCCTTCATCAAGGTATGTTTAAACGGCAAAGGTTATATAGTGTTAAGTTAATTATATTGTCGGGAAGTTCTGGGCTAGTTGTAGAGTGCATCCCATCCCTTCTGACAGGCTAGCCCTTCCCAACCCTTTTTTCTAACATCGCTTACGAACAAAGACCTTTGTATGTAAACCTTAATTACAAAGTTCGTAATTTGAGCCGTGAAAGGTGCAAGAACATGGTACTTGAAGGACTGGGGAAATCACTGAGGGATATTCTCGCTAAAGTGGCCAAAGCGGGTCATGTAGACGAGAAGCTCGTAAAGGAGATCTCCAGGGACATCCAGAGAGCCCTTCTCCAGGGAGATGTTAATGTCAAACTGGTGCTCCAGCTGACCAAGGACCTGGAGCGGAGGGCATTGAACGAGAAGCCCCCTGCTGGCATGAGTATAAGGGAGCATCTTGTCAAGATCATTTACGAGGAACTAGTGAAGATACTGGGGGAGAAACGCAGCATCCCCATCAAAGGCCAGACCATAATGATGGTCGGTCTCTACGGCCAAGGGAAGACAACACACTGCGGAAAACTGGCATACTACTTCAACAAAAAAGGAATGAGTGTTGGACTCATAGCCGCCGATGTTCACCGACCTGCGGCCTATGATCAGCTGGCGCAGTTGGGGGAGAAGATCAGTATTCCCGTCTTCGGAGATCCGAATGAGAAAAACGCTCCAAATATTGTGAAAAAGGGGATGGAGCATTTCTCAGACACGGATATTGTAATAATCGATACCTCGGGCAGACATGCACTTGAGGATGATCTCATAGAGGAACTCAAGGCAGTGTCCAAGGTCGCAGAGCCGGACGAACGTATCCTCATTCTTGATGCAGCGACAGGTCAGCAAGCGGGACCCCAAGCAAAGGCCTTCCATGATGCTGTAGGAGTGACCTCCGTCATCATCACCAAGATGGACGGCACGGCCAAGGGCGGGGGAGCCCTAAGTGCCGTGGCCCAGACCGAAGCTTCCATCGTCTTCATTGGCACGGGGGAGCACCTCCGGGACCTAGAGGCATTCGAGCCCGCGAGATTCATTTCACGCCTTCTGGGAATGGGCGACATACAAACATTGATGGAGAAAGCCCAGGAGTCAATGACCGAAGAACAGGCCTTAGAGACCACCAAGAAGATCATGGCTGGCCGCTTCACGCTCAAGGAGATGTACGAGCAGATGGAGATGCTCACCAACATGGGACCCCTGCAGAAGCTCATTTCCATGATACCCGGCATGCCTGGACTCACAGATAAAGTGGACTTTGAGGCATCCCAGGAGAAACTCTATAGGTTCAGAGTGATACTCGATTCCATGACCGACGAGGAGATGGAGAACCCGAAGATCATCAAGTCATCACGGGTGATAAGGATCGCCCGTGGCGCTGGAGTCGATCCCAGGGATGTTCGGGAACTTCTTAGGCAATACAACACCTCCAAGAAGGCGGTCAAGGGATTCATGGGAAACCGCAAGCTCCGCAAGCAGATGTTGAAGCAGCTTCAGGCCGGGGGCATTGAGGACTTTGGAGGATTCTCATGAGGAGATTCGTCGTGGTGGGTCACCGGGCCATTACCTCGGGCGACTTCAAGCTGGATGACCTTTGCGGAAGTGCTGGTAGACTAGATGTGCTATTGAGAGCCATCAATTCATCATTCTTTCTCTCACATGACATCAGGAAGGATGTTGAGCTTCATCTGATACTACTGGGTGAGCCTGAGCCTCCAAAGACCGTTAGGCTGGTAGGATCTGAACTGAAGTACCTGAATCCCGATGAGAGGAGCACGGGTGCGCTGATACGTAACGCCCTCATGAAGAAAGCCAAAGGGGAGGAGAAATCCTCACCTGGCATATACATCTCGAACCGGTCTTACAAGGACGTCCTTTCGACCATTCCAAAGGGGACCCAGTTCGTATATCTAAAAGAGGATGGAATGGACATCAGGAATATTGACCTGGGTGATGACGTGACCTTCGTTCTGAGTGACGACCAGGATCTATCCGCCGAGGAGGAGGAGATACTGATGGATTACAGTCCTGAGAATGTGAGCCTTGGACCGATAAGCTATCACTCAGATCATTGCATCCTTGTGGTGAATAACGAGATAGACCGGAGGCTTCGCTAGGACTACAAGGACCAATGGAAAAAGGTTCTTCTAGGGGTAAAGCGTTAAGCGGCCCGATAGTATGGAGAAGATACCTCAGCACAAGCACTGCTCCGAATGCGGAAAAGCATTTATCGGCAGCGAAAAGTACTGCTCCACCGAATGCAAGAAAGGCGGGGAGAAGATACTGAAAACCCGCAAGAGGCAGCTGCTAATCCTCTATGTAGTTACCCTTGTCATACTAACTGTAGCTGTCATCATCATGGCGGTATGAATGAAAGTCGCGATTGGTGGTACATTCAATATTCTCCACAAGGGCCACAAGGTTCTGCTAGATGCTGCATTTTCCAGGGGACTGGATGTCTTTGTAGGCATCACCTCGGATGACTTTGCACGAGGTCGAAAATCCAGCCATATTCCACTTGATGAAAGGAGAAAGAGGCTGGAGGAGTATCTCTCATCCAACTTCGATCGCTGGGAAATAGGCGTTCTGGAGGATCCGATGGGTCCCACGGCATGGGAAGAGGACATTGGGATTCTTGTTGTCTCTCCTGACACCTACGCCACTGGAGAAATGATAAACGAAGTGAGGGTGAAGAACGGCTTGAAACCTATGGAGCTGGTTAGAGTCAATTATGTTCTCGCGGAGGACTACCTTCCCATTTCATCCACCAGGATACTCGCCGGGGAGATAGATACAGAAGGAAAGCTAAGCAGACCTCTTAGAGTGATAGTTGGCTCTACCAATCCAATCAAGATAACTGCGGTCAAGTCTGTTATGGAACGCGTCCTTAGGAGCTGTGAGATCTCCAACTTGAAGGTTGTAACTTCCGTAGGAGAGCAGCCCTTCGGAGATGCCACGTTGATAGGGGCCAAGGAACGGGCTCAGGCCGCTTTAAAGCATGGGGATCTTGGCGTAGGGATCGAGGCTGGAGTATTCGAGAGGGAAGACGGGCTGTACGACATTCAGTACTGCGCCATTACAGATAGGGCA from Methanomassiliicoccales archaeon encodes the following:
- a CDS encoding chloride channel protein; the encoded protein is MPWWIIPLFTMAGLLVGLIYHLVSFGEDNIFESMMTGEIEASKVSWKLLNGFITLIGGFSLGPEAPAGLMAGGLTSVITKRRGFSEEDSKDTFIASVSGAFGGLFTSPFVGVMMALELSNPSRREFTRALAMDSIAAVSGFAIFYTLIGVNPEIGFINLPSYDFQTWHILLGIFFGLVGTCFGLIFVFSMKLIKSLLKPLQGRPLIKCTMMGFLLGTLAFALPLSLFFGLEELAHVFEFASTIGIVVLLLAVIARILATSGALATGFVGGPIFPTFFMGGTLGTIFTLLFPEIPIALSAGALAAAIPAVILPIPLSISLFAMMFLGLSTGEMVPVVTAGVVSYVLTQSIKTRMVSRKEKSAQG
- a CDS encoding cation transporter, with the translated sequence MVSRKRKVAMLSVYSNTFLVVLKFITGFLMGSVSVISEGIHSAIDLVAAIIANYSVKKSEEPADERHPYGHGKFENYAGVIEAILIFIAAAIIVYESGLRLIFGSEVEFLIAGLAIMALSAVINYFVSRKLYQVGKEEDSMALVADGLHLRTDVLTSIGVFLGLMAITITGWTFLDPIIAIGVALLIVKASIDLTREASKGLVDETLPDEDLGKIETVLYNHREYFEGFHALRTRKSGAERFIDLHLVMRPDVKLNDAFRVCRHLEDEISGSMPKTNVMIRCEPSDFEDLEGHLGDYYLIDKETRETDFKDKKD
- a CDS encoding adenylosuccinate lyase, encoding MLLCPLDYRYGRDDIKSIFAEESRLLALLKVEVSLAKAHAEVGNIPREAASEIARKANLEHIKIERVKEIEDETKHDIMAVVRALTEQCGDAGRFVHLGATSNDIIDTATAIQLGEALKIISRDIDELIISLATVAKKHRGTVMVGRTHGQYAIPITFGFKVAGYLAEMIRYRERINEVSARILVGKMSGAVGTGAALGEHFFRIQELVMKDLGIGVEEVATQIVGRDRYTELITLMASICTSCERYATEVRNLQRSEIQEVCEAFDAEKQVGSSTMAHKKNPVISENVCGLTRIVRSFVTPTYENMILWHERDLTNSSAERFIIPHVIVLTDDILAKTRKMLSFLAVNKDRMLSNLAMAKGKIMAEAVMIALVEKGMGRQVAHEIVRRASMEADEKDVHLMETLRNNDEVISLISDDELEKVMDPKNYVGKSPEIVDRTVAKAELLLGIKI
- a CDS encoding helix-turn-helix transcriptional regulator — its product is MGSGSLNEGQISRLIADEYAARILKATYQRPMSVQQLSRMCDIPIAVAYRRIGELEEHGLVRCVRQEEVYRGKKVKFFSCAVKLVKYLFDQGDFTIEVDWIPEEELSPCEELGAEG
- a CDS encoding phosphoserine phosphatase is translated as MEDLEKKRQASNYEAEKHKQVRDQLNEETKKWVETRDELNAKVRELIEEASKHRETRDQLNAKVKEAKAQRDDWNKKVSDLNDTVMQLKKDNMPKEGPPIKKLKKELKNMEFKQMTSVLSPEKERELIDLLSDMQAQIKEREKSMEQNSEIKEAIKELREARDKAEDHHKQVGVLAEKAQSEHDSMIDLYEKADEMRKQADEAQEKFIECKLKADEEHRKHIDFIRQVHDYDKIITGLRQKVRKAKKKKEESDAKKEAEEIFEKFRSGEKLSTEDIMALQKSGYL
- the ffh gene encoding signal recognition particle protein: MVLEGLGKSLRDILAKVAKAGHVDEKLVKEISRDIQRALLQGDVNVKLVLQLTKDLERRALNEKPPAGMSIREHLVKIIYEELVKILGEKRSIPIKGQTIMMVGLYGQGKTTHCGKLAYYFNKKGMSVGLIAADVHRPAAYDQLAQLGEKISIPVFGDPNEKNAPNIVKKGMEHFSDTDIVIIDTSGRHALEDDLIEELKAVSKVAEPDERILILDAATGQQAGPQAKAFHDAVGVTSVIITKMDGTAKGGGALSAVAQTEASIVFIGTGEHLRDLEAFEPARFISRLLGMGDIQTLMEKAQESMTEEQALETTKKIMAGRFTLKEMYEQMEMLTNMGPLQKLISMIPGMPGLTDKVDFEASQEKLYRFRVILDSMTDEEMENPKIIKSSRVIRIARGAGVDPRDVRELLRQYNTSKKAVKGFMGNRKLRKQMLKQLQAGGIEDFGGFS
- the trmY gene encoding tRNA (pseudouridine(54)-N(1))-methyltransferase TrmY, encoding MRRFVVVGHRAITSGDFKLDDLCGSAGRLDVLLRAINSSFFLSHDIRKDVELHLILLGEPEPPKTVRLVGSELKYLNPDERSTGALIRNALMKKAKGEEKSSPGIYISNRSYKDVLSTIPKGTQFVYLKEDGMDIRNIDLGDDVTFVLSDDQDLSAEEEEILMDYSPENVSLGPISYHSDHCILVVNNEIDRRLR
- a CDS encoding DUF2116 family Zn-ribbon domain-containing protein, which encodes MEKIPQHKHCSECGKAFIGSEKYCSTECKKGGEKILKTRKRQLLILYVVTLVILTVAVIIMAV
- the yjjX gene encoding inosine/xanthosine triphosphatase, whose amino-acid sequence is MELVRVNYVLAEDYLPISSTRILAGEIDTEGKLSRPLRVIVGSTNPIKITAVKSVMERVLRSCEISNLKVVTSVGEQPFGDATLIGAKERAQAALKHGDLGVGIEAGVFEREDGLYDIQYCAITDRAGWITVGHGSGFRYPPRVAEMVKSSMTVGQAFEKIHGISNIGMKEGAIGFLTKGMLTRELLTEQSVMAAMIPRMKVDLYTDI